A genomic region of Mycolicibacterium poriferae contains the following coding sequences:
- a CDS encoding flavin-containing monooxygenase produces MTETCGPTDTPADIDIDALREKYAQERAKRLRPEGADQYLELEGEFAEFYEVDPYTTVTARDPIVENAEVVILGGGFAGLLAGAHLKKAGVQGIRVIEMAGDFGGVWYWNRFPGIQCDNDAYCYIPMLEELGFMPSKKFADGAEIFQHCRNMGKHFGLYDGALFSTQVRELHWDDSAKRWRISTDRGDQIAARFVVMAQGSYNRPKLPGIPGIQEYREAGGHVFHSARWDYDYTGGDANGGLDKLADKRVALVGTGATGIQLVPHLGRDAKELFVFQRTPSSVDERANTPTDPDWAAALQPGWQEERKRNFHNWSPFVGVVFGEPDLVCDFWTELGRNLTARIAGSADPTAVTIEQIMAFREEEDYKIMERLRRRIEAIVDDPGTAEALKPYYRFMCKRPCSSEQYLATFNRPNVTLVDVSECKGVERLTPSGIVANGIEYDVDCVIFASGFEISTEISRRYAIDRIVGRDGLSLFEYWKDNYQTLHGMTSRGFPNQFFMGYIQGGVSANTTAMFEQQAQHIAYIVAEAQNRGATTVEPSKEGQDAWVATVRELAIDNSAFELSCTPGYYNNEGRGGAVGNGSFLGDFYSPGFYAFDELIAEWRAKGDLDGLELAP; encoded by the coding sequence ATGACCGAGACCTGCGGGCCGACCGACACCCCGGCCGACATCGACATCGACGCGCTGCGCGAGAAGTACGCGCAGGAACGCGCCAAGCGGCTACGGCCGGAAGGGGCGGACCAGTATCTGGAACTCGAGGGCGAGTTCGCCGAGTTCTACGAGGTCGATCCCTACACCACGGTGACCGCGCGCGACCCGATCGTCGAGAACGCCGAGGTCGTCATCCTCGGCGGCGGATTCGCCGGTCTGCTCGCCGGGGCCCACCTCAAGAAGGCCGGGGTCCAGGGCATCCGCGTCATCGAGATGGCCGGCGACTTCGGCGGCGTCTGGTACTGGAACAGGTTTCCCGGCATCCAGTGCGACAACGACGCCTACTGCTACATCCCGATGCTCGAAGAACTCGGTTTCATGCCGTCGAAGAAGTTCGCCGACGGCGCCGAGATCTTCCAGCACTGCCGCAACATGGGCAAGCATTTCGGTCTGTACGACGGTGCGCTGTTCTCCACCCAGGTTCGTGAGCTGCACTGGGACGACTCGGCGAAGCGCTGGCGCATCAGCACCGACCGCGGCGACCAGATCGCGGCCCGGTTCGTGGTGATGGCGCAGGGCTCCTACAACCGGCCGAAGCTGCCCGGTATCCCCGGTATCCAGGAGTACCGGGAGGCCGGCGGTCACGTGTTCCACTCCGCGCGCTGGGATTACGACTACACCGGTGGTGACGCCAACGGCGGGTTGGACAAGCTCGCCGACAAGCGGGTCGCACTCGTCGGTACCGGTGCGACCGGCATCCAGCTGGTGCCGCACCTGGGCCGCGACGCCAAGGAGCTGTTCGTATTCCAGCGCACCCCGTCGTCAGTGGACGAACGGGCCAACACTCCTACCGACCCGGACTGGGCAGCCGCGCTGCAGCCGGGCTGGCAGGAGGAACGCAAGCGCAACTTCCACAACTGGTCACCGTTCGTCGGCGTGGTGTTCGGTGAGCCGGACCTGGTGTGCGACTTCTGGACCGAGCTGGGCCGAAACCTCACCGCCCGTATCGCGGGCAGCGCCGATCCCACCGCGGTGACCATCGAGCAGATCATGGCCTTCCGCGAAGAGGAGGACTACAAGATCATGGAGCGGCTGCGCCGCCGCATCGAGGCCATCGTCGACGATCCCGGCACTGCCGAGGCGCTCAAGCCCTACTACCGGTTCATGTGTAAGCGCCCCTGTTCGAGCGAGCAGTACCTGGCCACATTCAACCGGCCCAACGTGACACTGGTCGACGTGTCGGAATGCAAAGGCGTGGAACGACTGACTCCCAGCGGCATCGTCGCCAACGGTATCGAGTACGACGTCGACTGCGTGATCTTCGCCAGTGGCTTCGAGATCTCCACCGAGATCAGCCGCCGGTATGCGATCGACCGCATCGTCGGCCGCGACGGGTTGTCGCTGTTCGAGTACTGGAAAGACAACTATCAGACGCTGCACGGGATGACGAGCCGCGGGTTCCCGAACCAGTTCTTCATGGGTTACATCCAGGGCGGTGTATCGGCCAACACCACAGCGATGTTCGAACAGCAGGCGCAGCACATCGCCTACATCGTCGCCGAGGCGCAGAACCGGGGTGCCACCACGGTCGAACCCAGCAAGGAAGGTCAGGACGCCTGGGTGGCGACGGTGCGCGAACTGGCGATCGACAACTCTGCCTTCGAACTGTCCTGTACGCCCGGCTATTACAACAACGAGGGCCGCGGCGGCGCGGTGGGCAACGGATCCTTTCTCGGTGACTTCTACTCGCCGGGGTTCTACGCCTTCGACGAGCTGATCGCCGAGTGGCGCGCCAAGGGTGACCTGGACGGATTGGAGCTGGCACCATGA
- a CDS encoding CaiB/BaiF CoA transferase family protein, protein MPDAGPLAGIRVVDLTAMVMGPYCTQIMADMGAEVVKVEPPQGDNTRFISVGPVSGMSGVFVNVNRGKRSVVLDLRSEDGRAAMRALIERADVFIHSMRSKAIAKLGFGYDDVAAINPSIVYTNCYGYGRRGPDRDRPAYDDTIQAECGLPAVQKQLTGEADYVGTIMADKVAGLTALYATTMALFHRERTGEGQEVEVAMFETMASFMLVEHANGAMFDPPLGPAVYPRTVAPNRRPYQTKDGYIAALIYNDKHWSAFIDAVAPPWATDVYATLESRANEIDTVYGLVAQTMAERTTDEWLKLFRELEIPAAPLNTPDALFDDEHLNAVGLFETVDTPHGPVRFPGVPTWFSRTPGKVRGPAPELGADTAAVLDELGLGTPDAVGSG, encoded by the coding sequence ATGCCTGACGCCGGACCGCTGGCGGGTATCCGCGTCGTCGACCTCACCGCCATGGTGATGGGTCCCTACTGCACCCAGATCATGGCCGACATGGGTGCCGAGGTCGTCAAAGTCGAACCCCCTCAGGGGGACAACACCCGATTCATCTCGGTGGGCCCGGTGTCCGGGATGAGCGGCGTGTTCGTCAACGTCAACCGCGGCAAGCGCAGCGTGGTGTTGGATCTGCGCTCCGAGGACGGCAGGGCCGCGATGCGTGCGCTGATCGAGCGGGCCGACGTGTTCATCCACTCCATGCGGTCCAAGGCGATCGCCAAGCTGGGGTTCGGCTACGACGACGTCGCGGCGATCAATCCGTCGATCGTCTACACCAACTGTTACGGGTACGGCAGGCGCGGCCCGGATCGCGACCGGCCGGCGTATGACGACACCATCCAGGCCGAATGCGGGTTGCCCGCGGTGCAGAAGCAGCTGACCGGCGAGGCCGACTACGTCGGCACCATCATGGCCGACAAGGTCGCGGGTCTCACCGCGCTGTACGCCACGACGATGGCGCTCTTCCACCGCGAACGCACCGGCGAGGGTCAGGAGGTCGAGGTCGCGATGTTCGAGACCATGGCCTCTTTCATGCTGGTCGAGCATGCCAACGGTGCCATGTTCGACCCCCCGCTCGGCCCGGCTGTCTACCCGCGGACCGTTGCGCCCAATCGCCGCCCGTACCAGACGAAGGACGGGTACATCGCCGCGTTGATCTACAACGACAAACACTGGAGCGCGTTCATCGACGCCGTCGCGCCGCCGTGGGCCACCGACGTGTATGCCACGCTGGAATCGCGGGCCAACGAAATCGACACCGTCTACGGCTTGGTGGCGCAAACGATGGCCGAGCGCACCACCGACGAATGGCTGAAACTGTTCCGGGAGCTAGAGATTCCGGCAGCTCCGTTGAACACCCCGGACGCCTTGTTCGACGACGAACACCTCAACGCCGTCGGCCTGTTCGAAACCGTGGACACGCCGCACGGCCCCGTGCGCTTCCCGGGTGTGCCGACGTGGTTCTCCCGCACCCCCGGCAAGGTACGCGGACCCGCACCGGAACTGGGCGCCGACACCGCCGCCGTCCTCGACGAGCTGGGTCTGGGCACGCCCGACGCGGTCGGCTCGGGATAG
- a CDS encoding acyl-CoA dehydrogenase family protein, producing MHHNPSDSPQQARFRREVRQWCREHIPRDWRVTQSGVDEAEFVRFQKAWFAELHSAGYAVPHWPAEWAGGPPTRGGDPVMSVENQVVLYQELAAHDAPRLVLAFVGIHHAASTLLVAGTEKQRRRHLPAILDGEIWVQGFSEPEAGSDLASLRTTARRTGDSFVVNGQKLWASGARHADWCLLLARTDPDAPKRKGISYLLMDMSAPGVDVRPIRNAVGDSHFCEIFLDDVVIPADNLIGAENAGWQVAQATLGAERGMTMLELAERLAHAGFRRLVETAPVDDPVVADRLAQFEIEITGLRGMCRRVVEGAAGGPADASIVKLYYSELLQRLTDFAVEISGPHAHTALTKPMSSGWESGSWVLDFVGSWEWTIPGGASEIQRSIIAERGLGLPREPSVA from the coding sequence ATGCACCACAATCCGTCGGATTCCCCACAACAAGCCCGGTTTCGGCGCGAGGTCCGCCAGTGGTGCCGCGAACACATCCCGCGCGACTGGCGGGTGACCCAATCCGGGGTCGACGAAGCGGAATTCGTCCGGTTCCAGAAGGCGTGGTTCGCCGAACTGCACAGTGCCGGGTACGCGGTGCCGCACTGGCCTGCGGAGTGGGCCGGCGGGCCGCCCACGCGAGGAGGCGATCCGGTGATGTCGGTCGAGAACCAGGTGGTGCTCTACCAGGAACTTGCGGCACACGATGCCCCGCGGCTGGTGCTGGCGTTCGTCGGCATCCATCACGCGGCTTCGACGCTGCTGGTGGCGGGCACCGAGAAGCAGCGTCGGCGGCATCTGCCGGCGATCCTCGACGGGGAGATCTGGGTCCAGGGTTTCTCCGAGCCCGAAGCCGGATCCGACCTCGCCTCGCTGCGCACCACCGCGCGCCGCACCGGCGACAGCTTCGTCGTCAACGGCCAGAAGCTCTGGGCCAGCGGCGCTCGGCACGCCGACTGGTGCCTGCTGCTGGCCCGCACCGACCCCGACGCCCCGAAACGGAAGGGGATCTCGTACCTCCTGATGGACATGTCGGCACCGGGCGTCGACGTGCGGCCCATCCGCAACGCGGTCGGCGACTCCCACTTCTGTGAGATCTTCCTCGACGACGTCGTGATCCCGGCCGACAACCTGATCGGTGCGGAGAACGCGGGCTGGCAGGTGGCGCAGGCGACGCTGGGCGCCGAACGGGGGATGACGATGCTGGAACTGGCCGAGCGTCTCGCCCACGCCGGGTTCCGCCGGCTGGTGGAGACCGCGCCCGTCGACGACCCGGTCGTCGCAGACCGGCTGGCGCAGTTCGAGATCGAGATCACGGGTCTGCGCGGGATGTGCCGGCGCGTGGTCGAAGGCGCCGCCGGAGGACCGGCTGACGCGTCGATCGTCAAGCTGTATTACAGCGAGCTGCTGCAGCGTCTCACCGATTTCGCCGTCGAGATCAGCGGTCCACACGCACACACCGCGTTGACCAAGCCGATGTCCAGCGGATGGGAATCCGGCTCCTGGGTACTGGATTTCGTCGGTTCGTGGGAGTGGACGATTCCGGGTGGAGCCAGCGAGATCCAGCGCAGCATCATCGCCGAACGCGGTCTGGGTTTGCCGCGGGAGCCGAGTGTGGCGTGA
- a CDS encoding SDR family NAD(P)-dependent oxidoreductase, which produces MVAEAGLRLDGRIVVVSGAGGGGIGTTVTRMAAEAGATVVAVSRSKANLDEHVGPLAERGLSVVSVSADASTDDGIATVLDQVRTVAANTGARLYGLVNVAGGAAPATWMPSTRVTREDWRALFAANLETAFFMSQAVAAEIRNNGGPGSLVSISSISGMNTAPYHIAYGTAKAAVVAMTRTMAVELALDGIRVNAVAPGVTETAASATYVDADPERDRTAIAMGRRGTPEEQAGAILFLLSDLSGYITGQTLLVDGGLNLKWTHLGADNTSLFLKDESFRSTISRF; this is translated from the coding sequence GTGGTCGCTGAGGCGGGCCTGAGGCTGGACGGCCGGATCGTGGTGGTGTCCGGCGCAGGCGGCGGTGGTATCGGAACGACGGTGACGCGGATGGCCGCCGAGGCCGGCGCCACCGTCGTCGCGGTCAGTCGCTCGAAGGCCAATCTCGACGAACACGTCGGGCCGTTGGCAGAGCGGGGGCTGTCCGTCGTCTCCGTGTCCGCCGACGCGTCCACCGACGACGGCATCGCCACCGTGCTCGATCAGGTGCGCACCGTCGCCGCGAACACCGGTGCCCGGCTCTACGGTCTGGTCAATGTCGCGGGCGGCGCCGCGCCGGCCACCTGGATGCCGTCCACCCGGGTCACCCGCGAGGACTGGCGGGCACTGTTCGCGGCAAACCTGGAGACGGCCTTCTTCATGAGCCAGGCGGTCGCAGCCGAGATCCGGAACAACGGCGGCCCCGGTTCTCTGGTGTCGATCTCGTCGATCAGCGGGATGAACACCGCGCCGTACCACATCGCCTACGGCACGGCCAAGGCCGCCGTGGTCGCCATGACGCGCACCATGGCGGTGGAACTCGCACTCGACGGCATCAGGGTCAACGCGGTCGCGCCCGGCGTCACCGAGACCGCCGCCTCGGCGACCTATGTCGACGCCGACCCCGAACGCGACCGCACCGCCATCGCGATGGGACGCCGCGGCACCCCGGAGGAACAAGCTGGCGCGATCCTGTTCCTGCTGTCCGATCTGTCCGGCTACATCACCGGGCAGACCCTGCTCGTCGACGGCGGCCTGAACTTGAAGTGGACCCACCTCGGCGCGGACAACACGTCCTTGTTCCTCAAGGACGAGTCGTTCCGCAGCACCATCAGCCGGTTCTGA
- a CDS encoding SDR family NAD(P)-dependent oxidoreductase, with protein sequence MNDRRFDGRVAVVTGAGRGLGREYAMMLAALGAKVVVNDPGGSLDGVGGDTGPAHDVVREILDAGGQAVVSTDSVSTPNGGRAIIDTAQQNFGGVDIVVHNAGIVRRASLQDMTYDDFDAVLDVHLRGAFHVVRPAFPVMCAAGYGRIVLTSSIGGLYGNHDVANYAVAKAGVIGLSNVAALEGAAHGVKSNVIVPAAVTRMAEGIDTSAYPPMGPELVAPAVGYLAHESCAVTGEMFIALAGRVATATVTESPGVYRPSWTIAEVAESLGAIRDRSEPLTFPVVPDGHNDHIRYSFAMAAQNQGAAHA encoded by the coding sequence GTGAACGATCGTCGGTTCGACGGCCGCGTCGCCGTGGTCACCGGTGCCGGTCGCGGCCTCGGCCGCGAGTACGCGATGATGTTGGCTGCTCTCGGGGCCAAGGTCGTGGTCAACGACCCCGGTGGTTCGCTCGACGGAGTAGGCGGTGACACCGGGCCCGCGCACGACGTGGTGCGCGAGATCCTCGACGCCGGGGGACAAGCCGTCGTCAGCACCGACTCGGTGAGCACACCGAACGGCGGACGGGCGATCATCGACACCGCGCAGCAGAACTTCGGCGGCGTCGACATCGTCGTGCACAACGCCGGCATCGTGCGCCGGGCCTCGCTGCAGGACATGACCTACGACGACTTCGACGCGGTCCTCGACGTGCACCTGCGCGGCGCCTTCCACGTTGTGCGGCCGGCGTTCCCGGTGATGTGTGCGGCCGGTTACGGGCGCATCGTGCTCACCTCGTCGATCGGCGGGCTGTACGGCAACCACGATGTGGCCAACTACGCCGTCGCCAAGGCCGGCGTCATCGGGCTGTCCAACGTCGCGGCGTTGGAGGGCGCGGCGCACGGCGTGAAGAGCAACGTCATCGTCCCCGCAGCGGTGACCCGCATGGCCGAGGGCATCGACACCTCGGCGTACCCGCCCATGGGCCCGGAACTGGTCGCTCCCGCGGTGGGCTACCTGGCCCACGAAAGCTGCGCTGTGACAGGGGAGATGTTCATCGCGCTGGCCGGGAGGGTGGCGACGGCCACGGTGACCGAATCTCCGGGTGTGTACCGCCCGTCCTGGACCATCGCCGAGGTCGCTGAGAGCCTGGGCGCGATCCGCGACCGGAGCGAGCCCCTGACTTTCCCGGTGGTGCCGGACGGTCACAACGACCACATTCGGTACAGCTTCGCGATGGCGGCACAAAACCAGGGAGCGGCTCATGCCTGA
- a CDS encoding aromatic ring-hydroxylating oxygenase subunit alpha, which yields MTHTESDLDAAIESEAPADDSTGQIAEDLSEPTTISVDAYISEDYARAERDKLWRKVWQQVGRVEEIPEVGSYLTYDILDDSIIVVRTGPNEFAAHHNVCMHRGRKLVDTPDGAKNAVGRARKSFVCGFHGWTYGLDGSCTHIREQDDWAGKLTRENTHLAPVQVDTWGGWLFVNMDPECESLADYLFPANKILDPFGLENMRYKWRKWLYFDCNWKVAMEAFNETYHVFTTHPEFNKFGEFKGWAKAQGRHSNIGYDAPKGMDETKSKIRLGTGDPRISTAEMQVYTMEETNATTTQTLVNAAKRLVDELPEGTPADQVLQHWLASARRDDEARGVIWPTIPPDILGQSGTAWQIFPNFQVGQGLTSALCYSARPDPSYNPDKCIFEVAVFELYPKGQEPHTEWTYTPKDSPNWLSVLPQDFSNMAAVQQGMKSAGFPGTLPNPYRERSTVNLHHQLSKYMGVGEPREI from the coding sequence GTGACGCACACCGAGTCCGACCTCGACGCCGCAATCGAAAGCGAAGCGCCCGCCGATGATTCGACGGGTCAGATCGCCGAGGACCTGTCCGAGCCGACGACGATCTCCGTCGACGCCTACATCTCCGAAGACTACGCACGCGCCGAGCGCGACAAGTTGTGGCGCAAGGTGTGGCAGCAGGTCGGGCGGGTCGAGGAGATCCCCGAGGTCGGCAGCTACCTGACCTACGACATCCTCGACGACTCGATCATCGTCGTCCGGACGGGCCCCAACGAGTTTGCCGCACACCACAACGTGTGCATGCACCGCGGCCGCAAACTCGTCGACACCCCCGACGGGGCGAAGAACGCCGTCGGGCGGGCACGCAAGTCGTTCGTCTGCGGATTCCACGGCTGGACCTACGGTCTCGACGGATCCTGCACCCACATCCGCGAGCAGGACGACTGGGCAGGCAAGCTGACGCGGGAGAACACCCACCTCGCCCCGGTTCAGGTCGACACCTGGGGCGGGTGGTTGTTCGTCAACATGGACCCCGAGTGCGAATCGCTCGCCGACTACCTGTTCCCGGCCAACAAGATCCTCGATCCGTTCGGTCTGGAGAACATGCGCTACAAGTGGCGCAAATGGCTGTACTTCGACTGCAACTGGAAAGTCGCGATGGAGGCGTTCAACGAGACCTACCACGTGTTCACCACCCACCCGGAGTTCAACAAGTTCGGTGAGTTCAAGGGCTGGGCCAAGGCGCAGGGCCGCCACAGCAACATCGGCTACGACGCACCGAAAGGCATGGACGAGACCAAGTCCAAGATCCGTCTCGGCACCGGCGATCCGCGTATCTCCACCGCGGAGATGCAGGTGTACACGATGGAGGAGACCAACGCGACCACCACGCAGACGCTGGTGAACGCCGCCAAGCGACTGGTCGACGAACTGCCCGAGGGCACCCCCGCCGATCAGGTCCTGCAGCACTGGCTGGCCTCGGCGCGCCGCGACGACGAGGCCCGCGGCGTCATCTGGCCGACGATCCCGCCCGACATCCTCGGGCAGAGCGGCACCGCCTGGCAGATCTTCCCGAACTTCCAGGTGGGCCAGGGGCTGACCAGCGCGCTGTGCTACAGCGCCCGCCCTGATCCGAGCTACAACCCGGACAAGTGCATCTTCGAGGTCGCGGTGTTCGAGCTGTATCCGAAAGGCCAAGAGCCGCACACCGAGTGGACCTACACCCCGAAGGACTCCCCGAATTGGCTGTCGGTGCTACCGCAGGACTTCTCCAACATGGCCGCTGTGCAGCAGGGGATGAAGTCGGCCGGCTTCCCGGGCACACTGCCCAATCCGTACCGGGAGCGCAGCACGGTCAACCTGCACCACCAACTGTCCAAGTACATGGGCGTCGGCGAGCCCCGCGAGATCTGA
- a CDS encoding acyl-CoA dehydrogenase family protein produces MDFDMGKRAGDLRRELRELVAEHVPENFLGAFTHDPADLETAQRFCRTLAERNLLCLAWPQEFGGGDASVWEQTVVREEMWAAHEPRGAQYMGVNWVGPIIMRHGSAEQQRRHLPPIAAGEVIWCQGFSEPEAGSDLASLRTFARPDKDGWLVSGQKIWTSYATMAQWCFLLARTSRIGEGATTKKQQGLTIFLVPMDDPAITVRPIGTMLGPHHLNEVFFDDLRVTEADVLGTVDAGWSIVQDVMSFERVGIARYARCERLLAAAPAVLGERWDELSDELRGRWIRMLMHCRRARLLAYRVVALQDSGRVTPGDAAAYRIAVTKLDQDSAEVLMDVAAEVRRTDARAGWFLGEVEDHWRYSQASTVSSGSIEMQRILLSRAMLAGRT; encoded by the coding sequence ATGGATTTCGACATGGGCAAGCGCGCCGGAGACCTGCGCCGCGAGCTGCGCGAGTTGGTGGCCGAGCATGTGCCCGAAAACTTCCTGGGCGCCTTCACGCACGACCCGGCCGATCTCGAGACGGCGCAACGCTTCTGCCGCACGCTGGCCGAGCGCAACCTGTTGTGTCTGGCCTGGCCGCAGGAGTTCGGCGGCGGCGACGCATCGGTGTGGGAGCAGACCGTCGTGCGCGAAGAGATGTGGGCGGCCCACGAGCCGCGCGGCGCGCAGTACATGGGCGTCAACTGGGTCGGGCCGATCATCATGCGCCACGGCAGCGCCGAGCAGCAGCGCAGGCATCTGCCGCCGATCGCCGCGGGCGAGGTGATCTGGTGTCAGGGGTTCTCCGAGCCCGAGGCCGGCTCGGATCTGGCGTCGCTGCGCACATTCGCCCGCCCGGACAAAGACGGCTGGCTGGTCAGCGGTCAGAAGATCTGGACCTCCTACGCGACGATGGCGCAGTGGTGTTTCCTGCTGGCCCGCACCTCCCGCATCGGAGAAGGCGCCACCACGAAGAAGCAACAGGGTCTGACGATCTTCCTCGTCCCGATGGACGATCCCGCTATCACGGTTCGCCCGATCGGCACCATGCTGGGGCCACATCACCTCAACGAGGTGTTCTTCGACGACCTGCGCGTGACCGAGGCCGACGTGCTCGGCACGGTCGATGCGGGGTGGTCGATCGTGCAGGATGTGATGTCGTTCGAACGGGTCGGCATCGCCCGCTACGCGCGCTGCGAACGGCTGCTGGCCGCCGCGCCCGCGGTGTTGGGTGAGCGATGGGACGAGCTGTCGGACGAGTTGCGCGGACGGTGGATACGGATGCTCATGCACTGCCGCCGGGCCCGGCTGCTGGCCTATCGGGTGGTCGCGCTGCAGGACAGCGGCCGGGTCACCCCGGGTGACGCCGCCGCCTACCGCATCGCGGTGACGAAGCTCGACCAGGACAGCGCCGAGGTGTTGATGGATGTCGCTGCCGAGGTCCGCCGCACCGACGCCCGGGCGGGGTGGTTCCTCGGCGAAGTCGAGGACCACTGGCGCTACTCACAGGCGTCCACCGTGTCGTCGGGAAGCATCGAGATGCAGCGAATCCTGTTGTCCCGGGCTATGTTGGCGGGGCGGACATGA
- a CDS encoding TauD/TfdA dioxygenase family protein, giving the protein MTTSTALTTCDISLRIGTEIRADKADLLSGDHAGALRELLELRGVLVFPQIGFTDEEQVAFTETLGTLATERKGEKVYNVTLDTTVNKQADYLKGSLYWHLDGTMNEVPILASLLSSKVLPSDGGGDTEFCNTYAAYDDLSEEDKAAIDDLRVVHSTWTTLMYYEPEPDLKTLQAMMAIGERELPLVWRHRSGRKSLVLGCTAGHVVGMDRRAGTELLVRLREHCTQPQFVYRHQWSVGDLVIWDNTGTLHRARPYNADSGRLLNRTKLQGEEPFA; this is encoded by the coding sequence ATGACCACTTCGACGGCGTTGACCACCTGCGATATCAGCCTGCGCATCGGCACCGAGATCCGCGCCGACAAGGCCGATCTGCTGTCCGGCGACCACGCCGGCGCCCTGCGCGAACTACTCGAACTGCGCGGCGTGCTGGTATTCCCGCAGATCGGCTTCACCGACGAGGAACAGGTCGCCTTCACCGAGACGCTCGGCACGCTGGCCACCGAACGCAAGGGCGAGAAGGTCTACAACGTCACGCTCGACACCACCGTCAACAAGCAAGCCGACTATCTGAAGGGCTCGCTGTACTGGCACCTCGACGGCACGATGAACGAGGTACCGATCCTGGCGTCGCTGTTGTCGAGCAAGGTGCTGCCCAGCGACGGTGGCGGAGACACCGAGTTCTGCAACACCTACGCCGCCTACGACGATCTCTCCGAAGAGGACAAGGCCGCGATCGACGATCTGCGGGTCGTGCATTCGACGTGGACGACACTGATGTACTACGAGCCCGAGCCGGATCTGAAGACGCTGCAGGCGATGATGGCCATCGGGGAACGCGAACTGCCGCTGGTGTGGCGGCACCGCTCGGGCCGCAAGTCACTGGTGCTGGGCTGCACCGCAGGCCACGTCGTCGGGATGGACCGTCGGGCCGGGACCGAATTGTTGGTGCGGTTGCGGGAGCACTGCACCCAGCCCCAGTTCGTCTACCGCCATCAGTGGTCGGTCGGCGACCTGGTGATCTGGGACAACACCGGAACCCTGCACCGTGCGCGGCCCTACAACGCGGATTCCGGTCGGCTGCTCAACCGCACCAAACTCCAGGGCGAGGAGCCGTTCGCTTGA
- a CDS encoding acyl-CoA dehydrogenase family protein — translation MILELSDDALEYGRQARHAFDAAGGDELVLQAEKAPGARDSLVGPVLAGLGAWELDPRSDADGVEAAAALCRAAGYWAVPYPLAERLAAPTDLDADGVIVVGGKRPAAAVAGLDLRWATVDVAGNRAMVSGHGEIQPGFVTELELSSVDDAGSGDVALALTLPCWTLLGMLDRAIELTVAHVTLRKQFGQPLASFQGVQFQLTDAEVERSGLDILAKHALWSATGNRPDAIADALALRLAAIEAADVVFRVCHQLHGAVGFCDETTLSWLSRHSQPLRRLPFGLSATREELANVAGRRGLAGLFA, via the coding sequence ATGATCCTCGAACTCAGCGATGACGCACTGGAATACGGTCGGCAGGCCCGGCATGCCTTCGACGCCGCCGGCGGTGACGAGCTCGTTCTGCAGGCCGAAAAAGCGCCCGGTGCAAGGGACTCCCTGGTGGGACCCGTGCTCGCCGGCCTCGGCGCCTGGGAACTCGACCCCCGTTCGGATGCCGACGGAGTCGAGGCTGCCGCGGCGCTGTGCCGCGCCGCCGGATACTGGGCTGTGCCGTACCCGCTGGCCGAACGCCTGGCCGCACCGACCGACCTCGACGCCGACGGTGTGATCGTCGTCGGCGGGAAACGTCCCGCGGCCGCGGTGGCCGGGCTCGATCTGCGGTGGGCGACGGTCGACGTGGCCGGAAATCGGGCCATGGTGAGCGGGCACGGTGAGATCCAGCCGGGCTTCGTCACCGAGCTGGAGCTGTCGTCGGTCGACGATGCGGGCTCCGGTGACGTAGCCCTTGCCCTGACGTTGCCGTGCTGGACGTTGCTCGGCATGCTCGACCGCGCGATCGAACTCACCGTCGCACACGTCACGCTGCGCAAGCAGTTCGGCCAGCCGCTGGCGTCGTTCCAGGGGGTGCAGTTCCAGCTGACCGACGCCGAGGTGGAGCGCAGCGGCCTGGACATCCTGGCCAAGCACGCGCTGTGGAGCGCCACCGGGAACCGTCCCGACGCCATCGCGGATGCACTGGCGCTTCGCCTGGCGGCCATCGAAGCCGCCGACGTCGTGTTCCGGGTGTGCCACCAGCTGCACGGCGCGGTGGGGTTCTGCGACGAGACGACGCTGTCGTGGCTGTCGCGGCACAGCCAACCGCTGCGGCGGCTGCCGTTCGGGCTCTCGGCGACGCGCGAGGAGCTGGCCAACGTCGCCGGCCGCCGAGGATTGGCGGGGTTGTTCGCATGA